The Streptomyces camelliae genome window below encodes:
- a CDS encoding Gfo/Idh/MocA family protein → MTRKTVRIAMNGVTGRMGYRQHLVRSILALREQGGLDLGDGTVLWPEPILLGRREHALQEIAERHGLEHISTDLDAVLADPSVDIYFDSQVTSAREESIKKAIAAGKHIYTEKPTATGLEGALDLARLAHDKGIKHGVVQDKIFLPGLLKLKRLIDGGFFGRILSVRGEFGYWVFEGDWQPAQRPSWNYRAEDGGGIVVDMFPHWEYVLHELFGRVTSVQALATTHIPQRWDENGKPYDATADDAAYGIFELDGGAIAQINSSWAVRVNRDELVEFQVDGTEGSAVAGLRNCRVQHRSATPKPVWNPDIPATEVFRDQWQEVPDNGDFDNGFKAQWELFLKHVYADAPYHWDLLAGARGVQLAELGLKSSAEGRRLDVPEISL, encoded by the coding sequence GTGACACGCAAGACGGTGCGTATCGCCATGAACGGCGTGACCGGGCGCATGGGCTACCGCCAGCACCTCGTCCGGTCGATCCTCGCCCTGCGCGAGCAGGGCGGCCTCGACCTCGGCGACGGCACCGTGCTGTGGCCGGAGCCGATCCTGCTCGGCCGCCGCGAACACGCGCTCCAGGAGATCGCCGAGCGCCACGGCCTGGAGCACATCTCGACGGATCTGGACGCGGTGCTGGCCGATCCTTCCGTGGACATCTACTTCGACTCCCAGGTCACCTCGGCCCGCGAGGAGTCGATCAAGAAGGCGATCGCGGCCGGAAAGCACATCTACACCGAGAAGCCCACCGCCACCGGACTGGAGGGCGCCCTCGACCTCGCCCGCCTCGCCCACGACAAGGGCATCAAGCACGGCGTCGTCCAGGACAAGATCTTCCTGCCGGGCCTGCTGAAGCTGAAGCGGCTCATCGACGGCGGCTTCTTCGGCCGGATCCTGTCCGTCCGGGGCGAGTTCGGCTACTGGGTCTTCGAGGGCGACTGGCAGCCGGCCCAGCGCCCCTCCTGGAACTACCGCGCCGAGGACGGCGGCGGCATCGTCGTCGACATGTTCCCGCACTGGGAGTACGTCCTGCACGAGCTGTTCGGCCGCGTGACCTCCGTCCAGGCCCTCGCCACCACCCACATCCCGCAGCGCTGGGACGAGAACGGCAAGCCCTACGACGCGACGGCTGACGACGCGGCGTACGGCATCTTCGAACTTGACGGCGGCGCCATCGCCCAGATCAACTCCTCCTGGGCGGTCCGGGTCAACCGCGACGAGCTGGTGGAGTTCCAGGTCGACGGCACGGAGGGCTCGGCGGTCGCGGGCCTGCGCAACTGCCGCGTCCAGCACCGTTCCGCGACCCCCAAGCCGGTGTGGAACCCCGACATCCCCGCCACCGAGGTCTTCCGCGACCAGTGGCAGGAAGTGCCGGACAACGGCGACTTCGACAACGGCTTCAAGGCACAGTGGGAGCTGTTCCTCAAGCACGTCTACGCCGACGCGCCGTACCACTGGGACCTGCTCGCCGGCGCCCGCGGTGTGCAGCTCGCCGAACTGGGCCTGAAGTCCTCCGCCGAGGGCCGCCGCCTCGACGTACCGGAGATCTCGCTGTGA